From Sphingobacterium bambusae:
CATCCATCAGGTTGAGTTTGTCGAGTGAATATAAGGATCAAGCAAGCATCACGTCGCCTTTGACGCCTGAAGACATGAACCAAGCATACATCAGATCAGGGGAACTCAATGAAGACATGACGCAAGCATTCCTCAAGCTTTTATTGATACTAGCCGATGCGCTGCCGACCATGTTCAATATTGATGGCAAGGTGATTACTTGTGACCGACAAGTGATTACTTGTGACCGACAAGTGATTACTTATGACCGACAAGTGATTACTTATGGCTGACAAGTGATTACTTATGGCTGGCAAGTGATTACTTGTGACCGACAAGTGATTACTTGTGACCGACAAGTGATTACTTGTGACCGACAAGTGATTACTTGTGACCGACAAGTGATTACTTTTGGCTGGCAAGTGATTACTTGTGACCGACAAGTGATTACTTATGGCTGACAAGTGATTACTTGTGACCGACAAGTGATTACTTGTGACCGACAAGTGATTACTTGTGACCGACAAGTGATTACTTGTGACCGACAAGTGATTACTTTTGACCGACAAGTGATTACTTATGGCTGGCAAGTGATTACTTTTGGCTGGCAAGTGATTACTTGTGACCGACAAGTGATTACTTGTGACCGACAAGTGATTACTTGTGACCGACAAGTGATTACTTGTGACCGACAAGTGATTACTTGTGACCGACAAGTGATTACTTATGGCTGACAAGTGATTACTTGTGGCTGGCAAGTGATTACTTATGGCTGACAAGTGATTACTTATGGCTGGCAAGTGATTACTTATGGCTGGCAAGAATACGGTATGATCCGAACCACTGATAGTCCGTCGAGAACGCTGATGATTCGTCAAGAAACCCTTTTGGCTCGCCATTTAGGCCAGCAGCGTGACCTAATCTTTGATCGGATATAATAGGGGTGTGTGTGATCCATATTGCTATACAAAAAACAAGGAGCCTCCGCATTGGAGGCTCCTTTATAGTATACGGTTATTGTAAAGCGAGAAAATTACTCAGCTACAACTTCGAAAGGAACTTGAACTTTCACTTCTTTGTGCAAGTTTAAGTTAGCTACGTATTCACCTAAGTGTTTAGGCTCTTCTTCGAAAGTAATACGGCGACGATCTACGTCAAAACCTTGTGCTTTCAAAGCTTCCGCCAATTGGATGCTGTTCACTTTACCGAAGATCTTACCAGACTCACCAGCTTTTGCACCGATAGAAAGTTTTACGCTTTCTAATTTCTCTGCCAATGCTGTTGCATCTTTTTTGATTTTCTCTTGTTTGAACTGCGCTTGTTTGATGTTTTCTGCCAACACTTTTTTCGCTGAAGGAGTAGCTAAAGTAGCAAATCCTTGAGGAATTAAGTAGTTACGACCGAAACCAGGCTTTACAACTACAACGTCGTCTTTCTCGCCTAAGTGTTTAATATCTTGTTTTAAAATGATTTCCATGTCGTCTCCTCCTTATTTTAATGAATCAGCTACGTAAGGCAATAGACCAACGATACGCGCACGTTTAACCGCTTGCGCTACTTTGCGTTGGAATTTCAATGAAGTACCTGTAAGACGGCGAGGTAAGATTTTACCTTGATCGTTTACAAATTTCATTAAGAAGTTTGCGTCTTTGTAATCGATATATTTAATACCGTTCTTTTTAAAACGACAGTATTTTTTACGGTTGTCCTCTACTTTAGGGGCAGTTACGTATTGGATGTTTTCGTTTGCCATTAGTTTGCTACCTCCTCAGTTTTAGTTTCCGTTTTTTTGTTAAATGCACCGCTACGTTTTTTCTCGTTGTATGCCAATGCATGTTTGTCAAGAGCAATAGTTAAGAAACGCATTACACGCTCGTCACGTTTGTATTCAAGCTCTAATTTTTTGATTAATTCACCTGGAGCCTTGAATTCAGTTAAGTGATAAAATCCAGTTGTTTTTTTCTGGATTGGATACGCTAATTTTTTCAAACCCCAATTGTCTTCAGCGACAATTTCGGCTCCGCCCTCTGTAAGGATAGCTTTGAACTTTGCGATTGTTTCTTTCGCAGCCTCCTCAGAAAGCAACGGGGTAAGAATGATGACAGATTCGTACTGTTGCATTTTTAATAGATTTGTTAATTAAATAATACTTTCCGCACTTACGGAAGTGCAAAGGTATAAATTTAATTTGTATTTATGCAAGTTGATTGGAAAAAATTAGCTACACAGCTGCCCATCGACATAGTACCACAATCCCTGTACTTTTTTGAAGTTTGATTTTTCATGATGTACGGCTGTTTGAAACTGCGCATCAAGGTAATGTGCTTTAAATTCGACGCTGTGCGTGCTGGCTTGGATAATCTCGAGCTGCATCCATTTGTTGGCCTGCGCCCATTGCCGAATATCCTGCTTGCTTTGGTAGCGACGGCTGCTGGGGTGAAAGCTGTCGTATAGAAAGTCGATAAGCTGCAGTGTGAATGCCGTATAGCGCGCACGCATCAGCTGCTCGGCCGTTTCAGCGGCGGCGAGGTTGCTATGCACCTTGCTACAGCAATCGGCATAGGGAAGGGACGAACCACAATTGCAGCGCGACATGTTAAGCTGTTTTTTGTTGTTTACGCTGTAGTGCTTCTTGGCTTTCGCGAAAAGCCTTCTCCTGCTTATAGCGCACCCATTTGGCCTTAAAGAGTTTGCGCATCAGCTTGTCGGTATAGCGGATTACGAACACCTCGCGCAGCATCTTGAGCAGGCGCAGGGGCGATGCCGGAAAGGAGCGTAGCGTAACCGAGAAGCCTGCTTCAAGGTAACGGTTGAAGTGCCAATAGCCGCTAGGCATAAACAGCGCATCACCATGCTCCATAAAGATTTCGTAGCCTTGCGCATGTGCTAGGGCAGGGAACAGCTGGTAATCGGGGTTTTCGTAATCGATATTGTACACGGTATGCACAGACAAGGGCACCTTATAGAGGTAAGGCGCTTGGTTGGGTGCGAACAGGAGCACGCGTTTTTTGCCTTCAAACTGAAAATGCAAGAGGTCGCCTAGATCCACATCGTAATGCATCAGTACGCGTGCCTCACTGCCCCCGAAGAACAGGGTAGGGATGCGTTTAAAGTACTTGAAGCCCAAGTCGGGGTAAGAGAAATTCTTGAGTAGCTCCGGAAGCTTATCGGTAATGATATAGAAAAATATACGGAGATCGGATGGTTGCGACTTGATGAGTTTGATGTAGTCGCGCATCTTCATCGTGGTGACGGGCTCGTCGGTCGCTTTGTTGGGGTCGGCCGGCTTATTGTCATAAAGACCTACTTCTTGTTCACCGGCCTGTTCGAAGATGTAATCCAAGTTCCATTTGTCGTAGGCCTCCCAGCTCTTTGCCAGTCCCTTGATCAAAACCGGTCGCTGGGGCCGGAAATATTGCGCTAAAAACGTCTCTTTACTTATATTTTCTACGGTATCGACTTCCGATAAAAGCATAATATGAATTTTGTAGTTAAATGTAACAAAAATATTTCTGTCAGAATAACATCATACTGCTTTTTGACAAAACTAAGCGAAGAAAAAATACGTTATCCATATAAACTAAACAAAACACTATTTATGACATCACTCAAAAATGAACTAGTCGGAACTTGGAAATTGCTCTCCTATATAGAGGTTCCCATCGGAGGTGATGATTCCCTGTTTCCCATGGGCAAAAATCCATACGGATTGCTGATGTATTCGCCAGATGGATTTATGTCGGTGCAGATCAGCCGGGAAGAACGTTTACCCTACAAGAGCAATGATAAATTACAAGCTAGCGAAGAAGAGATGCTTTCTTCCTTGCATGGCTACATCGCTTTCAGCGGAAAATTTAAGGTAGATAACAGCAGCGCTATCGTTACCTACATGATTAAGAGCTCGCTCTTTCCCAATTGGAAAAATAAGGTGCAACGCCGCAAGATCGACTTTGAGGGCGATATCCTCTACCTTAAGTCCACCGAGCCCATCCTCTCCAATGGGCTGCATGTGAATTCCTATATGACTTGGCAACGTACAGACCGGGTTATCGACGAGTTTTTCGAAGAACGTATACGTAAAGAATTGAGCTTACAGCCCTAACAAGAAATGATCAACGCATAAAAAAGGACGCCATCGGCGTCCTTTTTTATGTATATACGGCAAACGATTAGTTGGCCGCGTCAATTTTTGCTTGGATCTCAGCCGATTTAGCCTCGTCCTGTTGGAAGTCATAGTAACCTTTCAAGCTGCGAAGTGCATCGCTATCGGAAGGATTCAATTCTACCACTTTCTCTAGATAAGGAAGGGCTTCTTTGATCTGCTCTTTCAACGCATTCACCTTGGTGTTATAATCCGTATTAGATAAGGATTTGTCATCGTTCAAGGCATTCAGTTGATCTCTCACGCCATTGATGATCGTTGCCGCCGCATTTCTGTTCGCATCGGAGTAGTTTGGATCGATAGCAACCGCTTTTTTGTAGGCTTCAATAGCTTTATCGTTGTTATTTGCTGCCGACTGTGCTATACCTAAATAGTAGTACAACGATTTGTTGTTGCTATCTTTCGCAATTTGGCTCTCGATATCAGTCACTACTTTAGCCTCGTTACCCACGATCAGGTTCAGCTCGATGTTTTGTACCGCTGCATCATTGTCGTTAGGGTAGGCCTGTGCTGCTTGTGCTGCATATTCAATTGCGCTCGCTGTATCTTTAGCCGATAAGTAAAGCTTTGGAAGGTCAACCATTACCGCTTTGTGCGAGGAGAATTCCTTTGCTGGGATCAACAATTTATACTTCTCGATGGCATTTGGATAATCTTGGTTTTGGATCGCCGCCAAACCCGAGTAGTAAGTCAAGGTGGTGTCGCCAGGCAAGAAGGTCAACGCTTGATCGAAAGAAGCATAGGCAGTTTTAAAATCTTGTTTCTCCCATGCAGCTACACCTTGGTTGAAGTTGAACTGTCCAAGAACCTGTCCAGCAACCTTGATGTTTTCAGCGTGTTTGCCTTCTTTGTCAAGCTCTTTTGCTTTGGCAATACCTTCTTGTGCAGCCGTAGCAGCTTCTGCCGTGTTGGCTGTGGCCGCTAAGTTAGCATTTACCAAGGCATATACCGTCCACGTATCTGGATCTTCTTTGGTTTTTTCGTGCGCAACAGCTAAGTCGATCGCTTCTTTTGCAGCGTCAAGGTTGCTTTTACCCAATTCTGCCGAACCTGCTGCTTTCAGCTCTTCAAATTTCTGCAAAGCAGCTTTTGCTTTTCTTAAATTACCTGATTGTGCAAAAGTAGTGGTGCCCGCGGCTACCAATAAAGAAAATACTATTGCTTTTTTTACATTCATACCTAATTATTTGATAGTTGATTCAATAATAATTTTACACGATCCAATTGTGCTAGATCGCCAGACTTCTCATAGTACAATGATAGTGACTTTAAAGCATTAACGTCATATGGACGAATTTCGTTTGCCTTCAGCAATAAATTTTGTGCATTGTACTGCGCTTCGCCATTATCTTCGTTCTGTAGGAAGTCATTCAAATAGATCAAACCTAGCGCCAAATTGGACTCGTAATTGTTTTCGTTGAGCTGCAACACCTGTTGGTAGTACTTTTTTGCTACATCAAGGTTGCCCACCGTTTCGTTGGAGTATCCCGCTAGGTAGTTGAGCTCAATGTTCTGAGGCTCATAACGAATAGCTTCATCGATGATCGGCACGATGGCCTTATATTCCGTGTTCTGCGCGAACTCTTGAATAAGGTTCATCAATACCGCCTTATTTTCTGGAAACTTGGTGCGTGCCGTTTGCAAGGTATTCAACACCGCCTGCTTGTTGCCTAGTGCTTTGTAGATATTCACCAGCTCGAGGTAACGCTCGGCACTAGGATCACCCGTTTTCAAAATCTGATCATAATAACCTACAGCAGCTTCATACTGCTTGTTTTGCACAGCCAATAACGCCAAGTTGTAAGTCACATCATAGTTTGCAATGTTCAACTGCTTAACGCGCATGTAGCTGTTGTAGGCCGCTGTATAATCTTGCTTGCCCAAAGCTTTGTTGGCTTGGAAAATATGCGCGGCCGCTAAGTTCTGCTTTACATATTTCGCTTCCGATGCATAGTTCTGCAAGTCACGTGGCTTTAACTTCGCCAAGGCGTCGTAGGTGATGTCGATAGGATCCTTCGGGTTTTTGATGGTCCGCGAGGAATCCGCATAGGCCATAGAGCTATAGATCATCGCGCGCAACACATTTACGCGGACGCTCGTCGAGTCCCGGCGTGTGAGGTAGGCCGCATCGATAAATTTCTTCGCGCTTTCCAAATTTTTCAAATCTCCGGTTTGCGTGAAAAAGGCAAAGCTGTTGCTACTCTCCTTATAGTTGGATTGGGCAACGGCGTTTACCGAAATACAAAGCAACACCCCCGAAGCGAGGGCGCGCCAGCTAGAAGCTCGTTTATTGCTCGTTATTGTCATTTGCATCTGTCGATCCATTTGATTCTTCGTTATCTGTATCGGCATCCGATCCTTCGATTCCTTCGATTTCCTCGTCTTCCTCGCGGGCTACTTTGGTGATCGAAGCGATGGCGTCCGTTTCCTTCAGCGTAATTAGGCGCACACCCTGTGTGGCGCGTCCCATCACGCGAAGCGTATCTACACCAATCCGTAT
This genomic window contains:
- the rpsR gene encoding 30S ribosomal protein S18, which translates into the protein MANENIQYVTAPKVEDNRKKYCRFKKNGIKYIDYKDANFLMKFVNDQGKILPRRLTGTSLKFQRKVAQAVKRARIVGLLPYVADSLK
- a CDS encoding tetratricopeptide repeat protein, which encodes MQMTITSNKRASSWRALASGVLLCISVNAVAQSNYKESSNSFAFFTQTGDLKNLESAKKFIDAAYLTRRDSTSVRVNVLRAMIYSSMAYADSSRTIKNPKDPIDITYDALAKLKPRDLQNYASEAKYVKQNLAAAHIFQANKALGKQDYTAAYNSYMRVKQLNIANYDVTYNLALLAVQNKQYEAAVGYYDQILKTGDPSAERYLELVNIYKALGNKQAVLNTLQTARTKFPENKAVLMNLIQEFAQNTEYKAIVPIIDEAIRYEPQNIELNYLAGYSNETVGNLDVAKKYYQQVLQLNENNYESNLALGLIYLNDFLQNEDNGEAQYNAQNLLLKANEIRPYDVNALKSLSLYYEKSGDLAQLDRVKLLLNQLSNN
- a CDS encoding lipocalin-like domain-containing protein → MTSLKNELVGTWKLLSYIEVPIGGDDSLFPMGKNPYGLLMYSPDGFMSVQISREERLPYKSNDKLQASEEEMLSSLHGYIAFSGKFKVDNSSAIVTYMIKSSLFPNWKNKVQRRKIDFEGDILYLKSTEPILSNGLHVNSYMTWQRTDRVIDEFFEERIRKELSLQP
- a CDS encoding cupin-like domain-containing protein; translated protein: MLLSEVDTVENISKETFLAQYFRPQRPVLIKGLAKSWEAYDKWNLDYIFEQAGEQEVGLYDNKPADPNKATDEPVTTMKMRDYIKLIKSQPSDLRIFFYIITDKLPELLKNFSYPDLGFKYFKRIPTLFFGGSEARVLMHYDVDLGDLLHFQFEGKKRVLLFAPNQAPYLYKVPLSVHTVYNIDYENPDYQLFPALAHAQGYEIFMEHGDALFMPSGYWHFNRYLEAGFSVTLRSFPASPLRLLKMLREVFVIRYTDKLMRKLFKAKWVRYKQEKAFRESQEALQRKQQKTA
- the rplI gene encoding 50S ribosomal protein L9; the protein is MEIILKQDIKHLGEKDDVVVVKPGFGRNYLIPQGFATLATPSAKKVLAENIKQAQFKQEKIKKDATALAEKLESVKLSIGAKAGESGKIFGKVNSIQLAEALKAQGFDVDRRRITFEEEPKHLGEYVANLNLHKEVKVQVPFEVVAE
- the rpsF gene encoding 30S ribosomal protein S6; its protein translation is MQQYESVIILTPLLSEEAAKETIAKFKAILTEGGAEIVAEDNWGLKKLAYPIQKKTTGFYHLTEFKAPGELIKKLELEYKRDERVMRFLTIALDKHALAYNEKKRSGAFNKKTETKTEEVAN
- a CDS encoding tetratricopeptide repeat protein translates to MNVKKAIVFSLLVAAGTTTFAQSGNLRKAKAALQKFEELKAAGSAELGKSNLDAAKEAIDLAVAHEKTKEDPDTWTVYALVNANLAATANTAEAATAAQEGIAKAKELDKEGKHAENIKVAGQVLGQFNFNQGVAAWEKQDFKTAYASFDQALTFLPGDTTLTYYSGLAAIQNQDYPNAIEKYKLLIPAKEFSSHKAVMVDLPKLYLSAKDTASAIEYAAQAAQAYPNDNDAAVQNIELNLIVGNEAKVVTDIESQIAKDSNNKSLYYYLGIAQSAANNNDKAIEAYKKAVAIDPNYSDANRNAAATIINGVRDQLNALNDDKSLSNTDYNTKVNALKEQIKEALPYLEKVVELNPSDSDALRSLKGYYDFQQDEAKSAEIQAKIDAAN
- a CDS encoding YchJ family protein, with translation MSRCNCGSSLPYADCCSKVHSNLAAAETAEQLMRARYTAFTLQLIDFLYDSFHPSSRRYQSKQDIRQWAQANKWMQLEIIQASTHSVEFKAHYLDAQFQTAVHHEKSNFKKVQGLWYYVDGQLCS